In one Plutella xylostella chromosome 20, ilPluXylo3.1, whole genome shotgun sequence genomic region, the following are encoded:
- the LOC125490130 gene encoding uncharacterized protein LOC125490130 produces MDEQRGLSDGDCSNDSEDLGKQLEAIPTDEITSGGLSDSVDMEVECLSQTRLTEKRPRPPSDEADDEGFSTVQRKRNTKRVARTLSKDNFVEGNEIQSSEKNVVVVLTAKTILPKQVGMAKFLSSLGVKNILKIKSMGVNKAFITFASRTDAEKLIGCEELVRLEYRCHIDDILYTYGIVREIDVDMDEKEILNSFSCDSLEIASVRRLNRLNDLGEWVVSESVRFAFKSSSLPPYVQAYGVPFKVESYTFPVTQCSGCWSFGHTLKFCPTKKIRCPKCGDNHQNCDIANYTCVNCKGPHMALDKCCPIFLKEKKIRIIMSQENVTYKKALNSFIQSNKPMTVTKYVNDCVADLQQQNPTSDMPEVPVPQSQTRTYRDAVLAKVPRESNEDSSQQKTRPKRPTQDNSHKNAGLKEPKEKKKQREVDQSSESSSEVEDKVGGEEKQRFLNEERYSWICLMLKKIKDLLLSKSSLQEKIIGVFMVVVEKFSKFITSIFAKGEVTDFFLSLFRNG; encoded by the coding sequence ATGGATGAGCAAAGAGGGCTGTCTGATGGTGATTGTAGTAATGATAGTGAGGACTTAGGAAAGCAACTCGAGGCTATTCCGACGGATGAAATTACGAGTGGCGGACTGTCCGATAGTGTGGATATGGAGGTTGAGTGTCTCTCTCAGACTCGGCTGACGGAAAAGCGACCTCGACCGCCGAGTGATGAAGCTGATGATGAGGGATTCTCGACCGTCCAACGTAAACGCAATACAAAACGGGTTGCTCGAACGTTGTCCAAGGATAATTTTGTTGAGGGAAATGAGATCCAATCCTCAGAGAAAAACGTTGTAGTTGTCCTAACGGCTAAAACTATATTGCCGAAGCAAGTAGGTATGGCGAAATTCCTATCCTCTTTAggtgttaaaaatattttgaaaattaagtCGATGGGTGTGAATAAAGCTTTCATAACATTTGCAAGCCGGACAGATGCTGAGAAATTGATTGGTTGCGAGGAGCTGGTTCGACTAGAGTACAGATGCCATATTGACGATATTCTCTATACTTATGGTATTGTGAGGGAAATAGACGTAGACATGGATGAGAAGGAAATTCTTAACTCTTTCTCGTGTGACTCCCTAGAAATAGCCTCTGTCCGGAGGTTAAATCGTCTGAACGATCTTGGTGAATGGGTTGTCAGCGAATCTGTTCGCTTTGCATTCAAGAGCTCCTCCCTGCCGCCGTATGTCCAAGCATACGGGGTTCCGTTCAAGGTGGAGTCATACACGTTCCCAGTAACTCAATGCTCGGGTTGCTGGAGTTTTGGacatacattaaaattttgcCCGACTAAGAAAATCAGATGTCCAAAGTGCGGTGATAACCACCAAAACTGTGATATCGCTAACTATACATGTGTTAACTGCAAGGGTCCTCATATGGCCCTCGATAAATGCTGTCCTATTTTCctgaaagaaaagaaaatccGCATTATTATGAGTCAAGAAAATGTGACCTATAAGAAAGCCTTGAACTCTTTTATTCAATCAAACAAGCCGATGACAGTGACAAAATATGTGAACGATTGTGTTGCGGATCTTCAACAGCAGAACCCGACTTCAGACATGCCTGAAGTACCGGTACCTCAAAGTCAAACTAGGACTTACAGAGATGCCGTATTGGCCAAAGTACCTCGAGAATCAAATGAGGATTCCTCTCAGCAGAAGACACGTCCAAAGCGACCTACTCAAGACAATTCTCATAAGAATGCAGGACTTAAGGAACccaaagaaaagaaaaagcAAAGAGAAGTGGACCAAAGTTCTGAGAGTTCTTCGGAAGTGGAAGATAAAGTGGGTGGTGAAGAGAAACAGAGGTTCTTGAATGAAGAAAGATACTCCTGGATTTGCCTGatgttgaaaaaaattaaagactTATTGCTATCCAAATCATCGCTACAGGAGAAAATCATTGGTGTCTTCATGGTAGTTGTGGAGAAGTTTTCTAAATTTATAACAAGTATTTTTGCTAAAGGTGAGGTGACTGATTTTTTCTTATCTTTATTCCGTAATGGCTAA
- the LOC119691500 gene encoding uncharacterized protein LOC119691500, which produces MQHSINEKFLVDMRREIRDLIRDEIQRSLKFYSDKIDDYEEQIEKYEVKIKSLTSHQTDLNNKYKNIQMKYDLLEQKMNSIEQLHFNNRLEICGIQLNEKEDPMAVTKQICEKLKLNAEDIMAAQTKISRAPAAKKRNPPTVLVTLREGRRDGWMESSRAATLTNAELAREGGRIFLREALTPATSFLLWKAKTELRESNMYKFVWCKNGVVLIRKSENDKIQSVRSVSDIEKFKNDGKPKPAC; this is translated from the coding sequence ATGCAACACAGCATCAACGAAAAATTCCTGGTCGACATGCGGCGTGAGATAAGAGATTTGATTAGAGACGAAATACAGCGCAGCTTGAAATTCTATTCCGACAAGATAGATGACTATGAGGAACAAATTGAAAAGTACGAAGTTAAAATCAAGTCCCTGACGAGCCACCAAACCGATCTAaacaacaaatataaaaatatacaaatgaaATACGATCTACTAGAACAAAAGATGAATTCGATCGAACAGCTTCACTTTAACAACCGCCTTGAAATATGCGGAATCCAACTAAATGAGAAGGAAGACCCTATGGCAGTCACCAAGCAGATCTGCGAGAAGTTGAAGCTAAACGCTGAGGATATAATGGCAGCACAGACTAAGATATCCCGTGCACCGGCTGCAAAGAAGAGGAACCCGCCGACCGTGCTGGTGACGCTGCGCGAAGGTCGCCGCGACGGATGGATGGAGTCGTCGAGAGCCGCCACGCTGACCAACGCCGAGCTGGCCCGCGAGGGAGGCAGGATCTTCCTGCGCGAGGCCCTCACCCCGGCTACGAGCTTTCTTCTATGGAAGGCTAAGACGGAACTTAGGGAATCCAACATGTATAAATTTGTGTGGTGCAAAAATGGTGTGGTGCTAATAAGAAAAAGTGAAAATGATAAAATCCAATCAGTGAGATCTGTGAGTGATATTGAAAAGTTCAAGAATGATGGGAAACCTAAGCCTGCGTGCTAG